A genomic region of Halopelagius longus contains the following coding sequences:
- a CDS encoding GNAT family N-acetyltransferase: MNETGVRVVTTDAEREDAFAVRRDVFVEEQGVDEELEYDEYDEPGADATHFVAYDDGEIVGAARLREADPGVGKVERVVVAERRRGEDWGKRVMEAVEATAREQGYEKLKLHAQTRVEGFYESLNYESVGEEFVEADIPHVEMRKPL; this comes from the coding sequence ATGAATGAGACGGGCGTGCGCGTCGTGACCACCGACGCGGAACGCGAGGACGCCTTCGCCGTCCGGCGGGACGTGTTCGTCGAGGAACAGGGCGTAGACGAGGAACTGGAGTACGACGAGTACGACGAACCCGGAGCGGACGCCACCCACTTCGTCGCCTACGACGACGGCGAAATCGTCGGCGCGGCGCGACTCCGCGAGGCCGACCCCGGCGTCGGAAAGGTCGAACGCGTCGTCGTCGCCGAACGTCGGCGCGGCGAGGACTGGGGCAAGCGCGTGATGGAGGCCGTAGAGGCGACGGCCCGAGAGCAGGGATACGAGAAACTGAAACTCCACGCCCAGACGCGCGTCGAGGGGTTCTACGAGTCGCTGAACTACGAATCGGTCGGCGAGGAGTTCGTCGAGGCCGACATTCCGCACGTCGAGATGCGAAAACCGCTCTGA
- a CDS encoding mechanosensitive ion channel family protein, with translation MNLSTWLTSVRSALAQFASTEARLAATAALLAVAVLASLLVAPRVVSRVARELRERVISHPNVPAVIDEVTWMFPPTAVIRLLQGGVLAATSLALLVVWGFEEVAFGGAVILATLAPYLARAAVTLVLLAAAVVVIDLLESWLEDYASDSEQINEHQEGIVFRVLQLVVLLTVGLSTMAVWGVEIGGLLVGAGFLGIVVGMAARQTLGSLIAGFVLMFSRPFEIGDWVEIDGEEGIVSDITIVNTRLRNFDGEEIVFPNDRVTNATVTNRTRRGQLRLTVDVGVDYGTDLERAEEIAEAAIEGADMVAEVPSPKVLPATFDDSAVGLKVRFWIQNPSAPRRARARAAVVRAVKTAFDSEGIKIPYPQRELQGRAETGGFRVRRSEGAFEERPDRDGERVSKTIDD, from the coding sequence GTGAACCTTTCGACGTGGCTGACGTCGGTTCGGTCGGCGTTGGCGCAGTTCGCGTCCACGGAGGCGCGTCTGGCGGCGACGGCGGCGCTACTGGCGGTGGCGGTGTTGGCCAGCCTGCTGGTCGCGCCCAGAGTCGTCTCCCGGGTGGCGCGGGAACTCCGCGAACGGGTGATTTCGCACCCGAACGTTCCGGCCGTCATAGACGAGGTGACGTGGATGTTCCCGCCGACGGCCGTCATCCGCCTCCTGCAGGGCGGCGTCCTCGCGGCGACGAGTCTGGCCCTCCTCGTCGTCTGGGGGTTCGAGGAAGTCGCGTTCGGCGGCGCGGTGATTCTCGCGACGTTGGCGCCGTACCTCGCCCGCGCGGCGGTGACGTTGGTGCTTCTGGCCGCCGCCGTCGTCGTCATCGACCTCCTCGAATCGTGGCTCGAAGACTACGCCTCCGACTCCGAGCAGATAAACGAACACCAGGAGGGTATCGTCTTCCGCGTCCTCCAACTGGTCGTCCTGTTGACGGTCGGTCTCAGCACGATGGCCGTCTGGGGCGTCGAAATCGGCGGACTGCTCGTCGGGGCCGGGTTCCTCGGCATCGTCGTCGGGATGGCCGCCAGACAGACGCTCGGGTCGCTCATCGCCGGGTTCGTCCTCATGTTCTCCCGGCCGTTCGAGATCGGAGACTGGGTCGAGATAGACGGCGAGGAGGGCATCGTCTCGGACATCACCATCGTCAACACCCGCCTGCGGAACTTCGACGGCGAGGAGATCGTGTTCCCGAACGACCGGGTGACGAACGCGACGGTGACGAACCGGACGCGCCGGGGCCAACTCCGCCTGACCGTAGACGTCGGCGTGGACTACGGAACCGACCTCGAACGCGCGGAGGAAATCGCGGAGGCGGCGATCGAGGGCGCGGACATGGTCGCGGAGGTGCCCTCGCCGAAAGTCCTGCCCGCGACGTTCGACGACTCGGCCGTGGGGCTCAAAGTCCGGTTCTGGATACAGAACCCCTCCGCGCCGCGGCGCGCCCGCGCCCGCGCCGCCGTCGTCCGCGCGGTGAAGACGGCGTTCGACAGCGAGGGGATCAAGATCCCCTACCCGCAGCGAGAACTACAGGGCCGCGCGGAGACCGGCGGGTTCCGCGTCCGACGCTCGGAGGGGGCCTTCGAGGAACGACCCGACCGCGACGGCGAACGAGTGTCGAAGACGATCGACGACTGA
- a CDS encoding tRNA uridine(34) 5-carboxymethylaminomethyl modification radical SAM/GNAT enzyme Elp3: MSADAEPEADDPTETEAFRRTCEELVERILDGEIERDDLESAKLNACSNHSSPKVPKNSDILEYAPEARREEVKEVVMRKPVRTASGVSPVAIMTSPHMCPHGKCLYCPGGPASEFSSSQSYTGHEPAAARGVQNDYDPYGQVTLRLEQLRNIGHPVDKVELILMGGTMTARSHDYQEWFVKRALEAMNDYDVDSEPTPAEDQSFKPDPEDVEFKYLEDVIAENETADVRNIGTTFETKPDWCDPEQIDRMLDLGATKVEVGVQTTYERVNREMHRGHGVQASIDANRRLRDAAFKVGFHMMPGQPGMTKEMILEDFRQIFENEDYRPDYLKIYPTLVVRGTRIYDQWRRDEFEPLGNEEAAEIVAEVMGMIPKYTRLQRVQRDIPADFIDAGVWKSNLRQLAAQKAEEKGIEINDIRAREVGMNDEDPDPENVELDVMEYEVAGGTERFVSFEDRQKDLLVGFCRLRFPNDPVRRELENAALVRELHVYGSEVGIGGEGDWQHKGYGRRLVERAEEMSRDAGYDKLSIISGIGVREYYKNKLGYHQDGPYVSKRL, from the coding sequence GTGAGCGCCGACGCCGAACCCGAAGCGGACGACCCCACCGAGACGGAAGCGTTCCGCCGGACGTGCGAGGAACTCGTCGAACGCATCCTCGACGGCGAGATAGAGCGCGACGACCTCGAATCGGCGAAACTGAACGCCTGTTCGAACCACTCCTCGCCGAAGGTGCCGAAGAACTCGGACATCCTCGAATACGCGCCCGAGGCGCGCCGCGAGGAGGTCAAAGAGGTGGTCATGCGAAAGCCCGTCCGCACGGCGTCGGGCGTCTCGCCGGTGGCCATCATGACGTCGCCGCACATGTGCCCGCACGGGAAATGTCTCTACTGTCCCGGCGGCCCCGCCTCGGAGTTCTCCTCCTCGCAGTCGTACACGGGTCACGAACCCGCCGCCGCCCGCGGCGTCCAGAACGACTACGACCCCTACGGGCAGGTGACGCTCCGCCTCGAACAGTTGCGGAACATCGGCCACCCCGTCGACAAGGTTGAACTCATCCTGATGGGCGGGACGATGACCGCGCGCAGTCACGACTACCAAGAGTGGTTCGTCAAGCGCGCGTTGGAGGCGATGAACGACTACGACGTAGACTCCGAACCGACTCCGGCCGAGGACCAGTCGTTCAAGCCCGACCCCGAGGACGTCGAGTTCAAATACCTCGAAGACGTCATCGCGGAGAACGAGACGGCCGATGTGCGCAACATCGGGACGACGTTCGAGACGAAGCCCGACTGGTGCGACCCCGAGCAGATAGACCGGATGCTCGATTTGGGCGCGACGAAGGTGGAGGTGGGCGTCCAGACGACGTACGAACGCGTCAACCGCGAGATGCACCGCGGCCACGGCGTACAGGCCTCAATCGACGCGAACCGCCGCCTCCGCGACGCCGCGTTCAAGGTGGGCTTCCACATGATGCCGGGGCAACCCGGGATGACGAAGGAGATGATCCTCGAAGACTTCCGGCAGATATTCGAGAACGAGGACTACCGGCCGGACTACCTGAAGATATACCCGACGCTCGTCGTCCGCGGGACGCGCATCTACGACCAGTGGCGGCGCGACGAGTTCGAACCCCTCGGCAACGAGGAGGCCGCGGAGATAGTCGCGGAGGTGATGGGGATGATTCCGAAGTACACCCGCCTCCAACGCGTCCAGCGAGACATCCCCGCGGACTTCATCGACGCGGGCGTCTGGAAGTCGAACCTCCGGCAACTGGCCGCACAGAAAGCCGAGGAGAAGGGCATCGAGATAAACGACATCCGCGCCCGCGAGGTGGGGATGAACGACGAGGACCCCGACCCCGAGAACGTCGAACTCGACGTGATGGAGTACGAGGTGGCCGGCGGCACCGAACGGTTCGTCTCCTTCGAGGACCGACAGAAGGACCTTCTGGTCGGCTTCTGTCGCCTCCGGTTCCCGAACGACCCGGTTCGGAGGGAGTTAGAGAACGCCGCCCTCGTCCGCGAACTCCACGTCTACGGGAGCGAAGTCGGTATCGGTGGAGAAGGGGATTGGCAGCACAAGGGGTACGGCCGCAGACTCGTCGAACGCGCCGAAGAGATGTCCAGAGACGCCGGCTACGACAAACTCAGCATCATCAGCGGTATCGGCGTCCGCGAGTACTACAAGAACAAACTCGGCTACCACCAAGACGGCCCGTACGTCTCGAAGCGTCTGTAG
- a CDS encoding DHH family phosphoesterase has product MDWITHEEDVWFDFRGDSPQQLTPGRYYKGTVDGFAEFGVFVDLSPGVTGLLHRSELDRRLESLDWEPGDTVFVQVKNIRDNGNIDLGWSIRQSEREFRGARVHDPNSDADGEKITSTDDDDGPVKTKPKGMSSSSSSSSRSQNGEDEATEGDETVSASASASASAEDDESASDSDSSTAETPGRSAEQVSESESDSDSDADAESDSEPESDAASDSEEVPERVGIDSLSDRVGDTVTVEGIIESARQTGGPTIFELRDETGTVDCAAFVEAGVRAYPEAGEGDVVRLTGEVERRRGELQVETEDLTVLSSEEADEVEQRLDDALSAKARPDGVTPLAAHDPVDAVSEQLLDAAEAVRRAVLQSRPIVVRHAATADGYVAGAAVERAVLPLIEDEHARDDAQYHYFVRRPLDESVYGMDAATNDVTRMLQDRDRHDEKLPLVLLVGTGGTTESLDGLGLLGVYDAERVVVEAADADEEVAEEAEVLVNPGLAGADAHDLSTGALGANLAATVNDEVADELAHLPAASYWEDAPESYVELAENAGYDAERVRELREAVALEAYYQSYEDKRELVTDLLFEDGVAPGAQRSEGDAVDSDGLAGHIAEQFRIKLDDEVETAQANLETRDVEGVTVAVLDADSYTHRYDFPPTSLLVDELHRRNREGDRYVTVAASMDELFVRSTADIDVRTAAEAARDAVPEGGVTAVGVRENRIEFLSGARDDVIDAVIDAVVDQF; this is encoded by the coding sequence ATGGATTGGATAACGCACGAAGAAGACGTGTGGTTCGATTTCAGGGGCGACTCCCCACAGCAACTCACTCCCGGGCGGTACTACAAGGGTACCGTCGACGGCTTCGCCGAATTCGGTGTGTTCGTCGACCTCTCTCCCGGCGTCACCGGTCTCCTCCACCGGAGCGAACTCGACCGCAGACTCGAGAGCCTCGATTGGGAACCCGGCGACACGGTGTTCGTGCAGGTGAAGAACATCCGAGACAACGGTAACATCGACCTCGGGTGGTCCATCCGCCAGAGCGAACGCGAGTTCCGCGGCGCGCGCGTTCACGACCCGAACAGCGACGCCGACGGCGAGAAGATAACCTCCACCGACGACGACGACGGCCCGGTGAAGACGAAGCCGAAGGGGATGTCCTCCTCCTCGTCTTCCTCTTCCCGTTCGCAGAACGGCGAAGACGAGGCGACCGAAGGCGACGAAACCGTCTCCGCCTCCGCTTCCGCCTCCGCGTCGGCCGAAGACGACGAGTCGGCGTCCGACTCCGACTCCTCGACCGCCGAGACGCCCGGCCGGTCCGCGGAACAGGTCTCCGAGTCCGAATCTGACTCCGACTCCGACGCGGACGCCGAATCCGATTCGGAGCCCGAATCCGACGCTGCGTCCGACTCCGAGGAGGTCCCCGAACGCGTCGGCATCGACTCCCTCTCGGACCGCGTGGGCGACACCGTCACCGTCGAGGGCATCATCGAGAGCGCTCGCCAGACCGGCGGACCGACCATCTTCGAACTGCGCGACGAGACGGGGACCGTCGACTGCGCCGCCTTCGTCGAGGCGGGCGTCCGCGCCTACCCCGAGGCGGGCGAGGGCGACGTCGTCCGACTCACCGGCGAAGTCGAACGCCGCCGCGGCGAACTGCAGGTCGAAACCGAGGACCTCACCGTCCTCTCGAGCGAGGAGGCCGACGAGGTCGAACAGCGACTCGACGACGCCCTCTCCGCGAAGGCCCGTCCCGACGGCGTGACCCCCCTCGCGGCGCACGACCCCGTCGACGCCGTCTCGGAGCAACTCCTCGACGCCGCGGAGGCCGTCCGCCGCGCCGTCCTCCAGTCGCGTCCCATCGTCGTCCGCCACGCCGCCACCGCCGACGGCTACGTCGCCGGTGCCGCGGTCGAACGCGCGGTTCTCCCCCTCATCGAGGACGAACACGCGCGCGACGACGCGCAGTACCACTACTTCGTCCGTCGTCCCCTCGACGAGTCCGTCTACGGCATGGACGCCGCGACGAACGACGTGACCCGGATGCTGCAGGACCGCGACCGTCACGACGAGAAGCTCCCCCTCGTCTTGCTCGTGGGCACCGGCGGCACCACCGAATCGCTCGACGGCCTCGGTCTCCTCGGCGTCTACGACGCCGAACGCGTCGTGGTCGAGGCGGCCGACGCCGACGAGGAAGTCGCAGAAGAGGCGGAAGTGCTCGTCAACCCCGGCCTGGCCGGCGCGGACGCCCACGACCTCTCGACGGGCGCACTCGGCGCGAACCTCGCGGCGACCGTCAACGACGAGGTGGCCGACGAACTCGCGCACCTGCCCGCGGCGAGCTACTGGGAGGACGCGCCCGAATCGTACGTCGAACTGGCCGAGAACGCCGGATACGACGCAGAGCGGGTCCGCGAACTCCGCGAGGCCGTCGCCTTGGAAGCGTACTACCAGTCCTACGAGGACAAGCGCGAACTCGTCACCGACCTCCTGTTCGAGGACGGCGTCGCGCCCGGCGCGCAACGCTCGGAGGGCGACGCCGTCGATAGCGACGGACTCGCCGGCCACATCGCCGAGCAGTTCCGCATCAAGCTGGACGACGAAGTCGAGACGGCGCAGGCGAACTTAGAGACGCGCGACGTGGAGGGCGTCACCGTCGCCGTCCTCGACGCCGACTCCTACACGCACCGGTACGACTTCCCGCCGACGTCGCTCCTCGTGGACGAACTCCACCGTCGCAACCGCGAGGGCGACCGGTACGTCACCGTCGCCGCCTCGATGGACGAACTGTTCGTCCGTTCGACGGCCGACATCGACGTGCGCACCGCCGCGGAGGCCGCCCGCGACGCCGTCCCCGAGGGCGGCGTGACCGCCGTCGGCGTCCGCGAGAACCGCATCGAGTTCCTCTCCGGCGCACGCGACGACGTCATCGACGCGGTCATCGACGCCGTCGTCGACCAGTTCTAA
- a CDS encoding YIP1 family protein — protein sequence MTTWVQSPEGGRERGPRGVARAWVEVLVRPRRFFRNGVAPGDQAPGLVFAVAVAVAYAAGLFAFVPGRLPALGGGPAVSAFVALAVVALLVAPAVLHLTAALQTVLLIALVRDRGGVSETVQVLAYAAAPCVFAGLPVAGLRVVCTVYGAALLVLGVAEVHGTTLPRAAAAAAVPAALLFGYGFGGFAALEAVLRAAGVL from the coding sequence GTGACCACGTGGGTCCAGAGTCCGGAGGGCGGGCGCGAACGCGGACCGCGCGGTGTCGCGCGGGCGTGGGTCGAGGTGTTGGTCCGCCCCCGCCGGTTCTTCCGAAACGGCGTCGCGCCGGGCGATCAAGCCCCCGGCCTCGTCTTCGCCGTCGCCGTCGCCGTCGCGTACGCGGCGGGTCTGTTCGCGTTCGTCCCCGGCAGACTCCCCGCCCTCGGCGGCGGCCCGGCCGTCTCGGCGTTCGTCGCCCTCGCCGTCGTCGCCCTCCTCGTCGCGCCCGCCGTCCTCCACCTGACCGCCGCGTTGCAGACGGTGCTTCTCATCGCACTCGTGCGGGACCGCGGGGGCGTCAGCGAGACGGTGCAGGTCCTCGCCTACGCCGCCGCGCCGTGCGTCTTCGCCGGACTCCCCGTCGCCGGACTCCGGGTCGTCTGTACCGTCTACGGCGCGGCGTTGCTCGTCCTCGGCGTCGCCGAGGTTCACGGGACGACGCTCCCCCGGGCGGCCGCCGCCGCGGCCGTCCCCGCCGCACTCCTCTTCGGATACGGATTCGGAGGGTTCGCCGCACTCGAAGCGGTCCTGCGGGCGGCCGGCGTTCTCTGA
- a CDS encoding thymidine kinase produces the protein MHAITNSGWIEVISGSMFSGKTEELLRRLRRAEIAGQDVAAFKPELDDRYGETIVGSHVGREWEATVIPAEGEGIWDALDALNGEEVVAVDEANFFSNELVELCEHLADDGRRVLVSGTDQTYRGEPFEPLPQLMAVAEYVDKLQAICTVCGEPATRNQRLIDGEPAHADEPTYLVGAEESYEARCRNCHTFRRE, from the coding sequence ATGCACGCCATCACGAACAGTGGGTGGATAGAGGTCATCTCGGGGTCGATGTTCTCGGGGAAGACGGAGGAACTGCTCCGCCGTCTCCGACGGGCCGAAATCGCGGGGCAGGACGTCGCCGCGTTCAAGCCCGAACTCGACGACCGGTACGGCGAGACCATCGTCGGGTCCCACGTGGGTCGGGAGTGGGAGGCGACGGTCATCCCCGCCGAGGGCGAGGGAATCTGGGACGCCCTCGACGCGCTGAACGGCGAGGAAGTCGTGGCGGTAGACGAGGCGAACTTCTTCTCGAACGAACTCGTCGAACTGTGCGAACACCTCGCAGACGACGGCCGGCGCGTCCTCGTCTCCGGCACCGACCAGACGTACCGCGGCGAACCGTTCGAACCCCTGCCGCAACTGATGGCGGTGGCGGAGTACGTCGACAAACTGCAGGCCATCTGTACCGTCTGCGGCGAACCCGCGACGCGGAACCAGCGACTCATCGACGGCGAACCCGCCCACGCCGACGAACCGACCTACCTCGTCGGCGCCGAGGAGTCCTACGAGGCGCGGTGTCGGAACTGTCATACGTTCCGACGCGAATAG
- a CDS encoding poly-gamma-glutamate hydrolase family protein yields MDRSGITVEKNNGDAVVRSDEERCNVSDAVLDEAGVSTGEQIRVRDEGGASKYTSGLYTVAGNCRRADTVEMGTDGLRRMAFDRGAAVSVRAGAPHPAYETRAEARANDEYVELLRDGGSGLVACAPHGGYIEYRTDRQAARVAETLDATEWSCVGYNDGGGAYDRWHVGSTDIDRRSFPKLDEIADRGFDHAVSFHGFSTDAIAVGGGAPEPLRLAVRDAIDEATGGRYDVRLADEDGPYGGDSPENFVNWLTADGNGVQIEQSSDARSDDWDTIADAVAEVYEPRL; encoded by the coding sequence ATGGACCGTTCCGGAATCACGGTCGAGAAGAACAACGGCGACGCCGTCGTGCGGAGCGACGAGGAACGGTGCAACGTCAGCGACGCCGTCCTCGACGAGGCGGGCGTCTCGACGGGCGAGCAGATTCGCGTCCGGGACGAGGGCGGCGCGTCGAAGTACACCTCCGGCCTCTACACCGTCGCCGGGAACTGCCGGCGGGCCGACACCGTCGAGATGGGGACGGACGGCCTCCGTCGGATGGCGTTCGACCGAGGGGCGGCGGTGAGCGTCCGCGCCGGCGCGCCGCACCCCGCCTACGAGACGAGGGCGGAGGCGAGGGCGAACGACGAGTACGTCGAACTCCTCCGCGACGGCGGGTCCGGTCTGGTCGCCTGTGCGCCCCACGGCGGGTACATCGAGTACAGAACCGACCGGCAGGCGGCGCGCGTCGCCGAGACGCTGGACGCGACGGAGTGGTCCTGCGTCGGTTACAACGACGGCGGCGGCGCGTACGACCGCTGGCACGTCGGTTCGACCGACATCGACCGGCGGTCGTTCCCGAAGTTAGACGAGATAGCCGACAGGGGGTTCGACCACGCAGTGAGTTTCCACGGCTTCTCGACGGACGCGATAGCCGTCGGCGGCGGCGCACCGGAGCCTCTCCGACTGGCGGTCCGCGACGCGATCGACGAGGCCACCGGCGGGCGGTACGACGTCCGTCTGGCCGACGAGGACGGCCCCTACGGCGGCGACTCCCCGGAGAACTTCGTCAACTGGCTCACCGCCGACGGGAACGGCGTTCAGATAGAGCAATCGAGCGACGCGCGGTCGGACGACTGGGATACTATCGCGGACGCCGTGGCCGAGGTGTACGAACCGCGCCTGTAA
- a CDS encoding poly-gamma-glutamate biosynthesis protein PgsC/CapC: MELIHGGGYSMIVAAGVTVLGLFAVAVTTQVFGYRLSGTITIPVLAVYTLKNVVTLPVFVLSTLIAYFGLDLLKKRTLIYGRDELLAAILIGSAIPLGLLLLLEAFVAERMRTVLFIGSILPGLAAFNFHQLKPKYRKADIVTSVALFAVLTALGVLLVSPELRPVVGSLTPPVLYSETADVARWRGAVVSEQLQPIILPRELLVGIFGGALAASEGIRRRYDVRIGVIAVGLLAVYALASVWLVVLYVVIFALTYVAISAIHRSTMLYGRVLIGISAGLGLVAAVPLVLQIPIVRGLSAYFVAILAGINAYSAHVTAPKYRVLIPPLQLAAFLPMLAASRYLGTVLPNGIPQRLSVAELAVGAGIVVVCVAFAELYTVHRPSDEDVFEASILSGGGDA, translated from the coding sequence ATGGAACTAATCCATGGGGGCGGCTACTCGATGATCGTCGCGGCGGGAGTGACAGTTCTCGGTCTCTTCGCCGTCGCGGTGACCACGCAGGTGTTCGGCTATCGTCTCTCGGGGACCATCACCATCCCCGTACTCGCAGTGTACACGCTCAAGAACGTCGTCACGCTCCCGGTGTTCGTTCTGAGCACACTCATCGCGTACTTCGGGCTCGACCTCCTGAAGAAGCGAACGCTCATCTACGGGCGCGACGAACTCCTCGCCGCGATACTCATCGGGAGTGCGATACCGTTGGGGCTGTTGCTCCTCCTCGAGGCGTTCGTCGCGGAACGTATGCGAACGGTGCTCTTCATCGGGAGCATCCTCCCGGGCTTAGCGGCGTTCAACTTCCACCAACTCAAACCGAAGTACCGAAAGGCCGACATCGTCACGTCTGTCGCGCTCTTCGCCGTCCTCACGGCCCTCGGAGTACTTCTCGTGTCGCCGGAACTCCGACCCGTCGTGGGGTCGCTGACGCCGCCGGTGTTGTACAGCGAAACCGCGGACGTGGCGCGTTGGCGCGGCGCAGTCGTCTCCGAGCAGTTACAGCCCATCATCCTGCCCCGGGAACTCCTCGTCGGCATCTTCGGTGGCGCGCTGGCCGCCTCGGAGGGAATTCGTCGACGGTACGACGTCCGAATCGGCGTCATCGCCGTCGGACTTCTCGCCGTGTACGCGCTGGCGTCCGTCTGGCTCGTCGTCCTCTACGTCGTCATCTTCGCGCTGACGTACGTCGCCATCTCGGCGATACACCGATCTACGATGCTGTACGGCCGAGTTCTCATCGGCATCTCGGCCGGTCTCGGACTCGTCGCCGCCGTTCCGTTAGTCCTGCAGATTCCGATAGTCCGCGGCCTCTCGGCGTACTTCGTCGCCATTCTGGCGGGGATAAACGCCTACAGCGCACACGTGACGGCACCGAAGTACCGGGTGTTGATTCCGCCTCTGCAACTGGCGGCGTTCCTCCCGATGCTCGCCGCCTCGCGGTATCTCGGGACGGTCCTTCCGAACGGCATCCCGCAGCGACTGAGTGTCGCGGAACTCGCCGTCGGTGCCGGTATCGTGGTGGTCTGCGTGGCGTTCGCAGAACTGTACACCGTCCACCGCCCGTCCGACGAGGACGTCTTCGAGGCGTCGATTCTCTCCGGAGGTGGGGACGCGTGA